Below is a window of Caldalkalibacillus thermarum DNA.
GAGATCACCCAAAGAATTATCAGCATTCATCAAAAGAGCAAACAGCGCTATGGAGCTCCCAAAATCCATCATCTGTTGAAGCAGGAAGGATTTCAAGTCAGCCTCAAGAGAGTACAGCGTTTAATGAAGAAGTCAGGTATTCGTTCCATTGTGAAAAAGAAATACAAACCCTATCCGAGCAAGGAAAAGGTAATCCAACGGGACAATCTGTCCAAACAGGATTTCACCACCAACACCATCAATGAGAAGTGGGTCGCTGATATCACCTACATTCATACCCTTAAAGATGGATGGTGTTACTTGGCTTCTGTAATGGATTTACATACCCAAAAAATCGTTGGCTATTCCTTTGCCAAATCGATGACGACTGATCTCGTCATCAAAGCGTTGGCCAATGCTTGTGATACACAACAGCCTAAACGCGGGCTTATTCTGCACACGGATTTGGGGACACAATATACGAGTGAAGCATTTGAGCAATATGTCAAATCTCAGGGNAGCCCTATTTCAATTCATAGAAGGGTGGTATAACCGTAAAAGAATCCATAGCCGCCTAGGTTACAGAACACCTCAGGAAGTGGAAGATCTTTTGAAACATTCGGCTTAAAACTTAACTTTTTTGTGTCCAGGCTATTGACTCAAATCCAACAAGAGAATACATTGAAATGGAAAGTTCAAATTAATAGGTGTATTGATATTAACTCAGCCTCATTTGAGGAATTACAGCAAATTGTTCATATCGGTCCAGAAAGAGCACAACAGATCATTGAACTCCGTCCATTCTACTCTTTAGACGATTTGTTGCGAGTAGACGGCATTGGACCATCCAGATTACAAGACATTAAAGACCAGGGACTGGCATGCGTACACCCACCAGAAGAGGATGAAAAAAATTGATGGAAAAAGGTGTCATTGACCGTATAGTAGATAACAAACACGCTGTGATTTTAATCGGGGATGATGAGAGGGAAATCATCATCCCCTCCCATCTGCTTCCTTCAGGGGCAAAAGAAGGGACTTGGTTAAAAGTTACCTTTGACGCTAATAGCGTGACTCAAATAGAAATTGATGAGGTTGAGACAGAGAGGGTTAAAGAAAGGATCAGCGCAAAATTAGCAAAACTGAGGGAAAAGAAAAAGAGTAACTTTAAGAAAAGATAAAGATTATGAACCGAATTGCTATTAAAATATAATTTAAAACAACAACCACAGATTACGAATTAATTTGCCTACTTTCTGTTTTTGAATCCTTGATATACTGTTCATCCAGATCGTGATGCACAGACCGATGAAACGTCATCAAACTATACTAACCATTTACAAAAATGAAATATTATGTATAATTTATTATTAAAGGGATTCTTCATAATTAATTGTGCTTGACATTGAAAAAAAGCAGAATCTCCCTTAGTGTAGTTGTTGTCGAGACAAACCACGAAAGGAGAGATTCTGCTTGTACCGAAAGTTTACAACAGAATTCATCGATTTGCCAGACTTCAACCTAAAATCTATGAAAAAAGTGAATGAAAACTGGATAGCGGTTCTTGAGCCCACCCCAAGATCCTACATATGCCCTTTGTGTTTCAAGAAAAGCCAAAACCATGAACGAAAAAGAACTCGCACTCTTTGTCATCGTTGGATCCCTAGTTGGGGGACTCTTTACGTGGAGGTCCCTGTTTATAGACAGCGCTGTAATGATTGTAATATCACTTGGGGAATCACTTGGCAAGGAATACCGGAACGTGGAAAAGCGACAGAACCTTTTAAACGTATAGTCGTTGAGTATTGTCACAAAAAGTCTATTGAGCTAGCTTCAAAAGAGACAGGTATTCCTTACTCTACCGTTGAGCGATGGTACTATGATACAGATCTAGAGCCATTAC
It encodes the following:
- a CDS encoding DUF3006 domain-containing protein is translated as MEKGVIDRIVDNKHAVILIGDDEREIIIPSHLLPSGAKEGTWLKVTFDANSVTQIEIDEVETERVKERISAKLAKLREKKKSNFKKR
- a CDS encoding ComEA family DNA-binding protein; this translates as MKWKVQINRCIDINSASFEELQQIVHIGPERAQQIIELRPFYSLDDLLRVDGIGPSRLQDIKDQGLACVHPPEEDEKN